A window from Leptospira meyeri encodes these proteins:
- the gatB gene encoding Asp-tRNA(Asn)/Glu-tRNA(Gln) amidotransferase subunit GatB: MEYEVIIGLEVHVQLNTLSKIFSTATNEFGGSPNTHISTLCVALPGTLPVLNEVVLEKAVRAGVALGCEITRFTKFDRKNYFYPDLPKGYQISQFDKPYATQGGIHIKLKGETEEKFIPLTRIHMEEDAGKLIHSHDPSINRSYVDYNRAGTPLIEIVSEPDLRSSDEAYVYLNELKTILRYIQVSDCNMEEGSLRCDANVSIRPKGENGFRTRVEIKNLNSFKAVKQAIDYEVEWQKDMYSRGETFRQMTKLWDATLLKTIPMRSKEMSHDYRYFPEPDLPTIQIADSFIEDIRKSLPELPRQKKERYKTELGLPDYDAEVLTSEREIAEYFEEALQVSGDAKKTSNWVKDEILGIVNKENISIQEFAIDPLRIGKLVKLINSGEITGKIAKTIFEDMLTSKDQPEAIVEAKGLKVVRDDKALEEIVNRVIESQPESVEGWKNGKDRVLGAIVGGVMKETKGKADPKLVNELILAKLGPLGEKKKV, encoded by the coding sequence TATGTGTGGCCTTACCTGGCACATTGCCAGTGTTAAACGAAGTCGTTTTGGAAAAGGCGGTTCGTGCTGGCGTGGCACTTGGATGTGAAATCACACGGTTCACAAAATTTGATCGTAAAAATTATTTTTACCCTGATTTACCAAAGGGTTACCAAATTTCTCAGTTTGATAAACCCTATGCCACCCAAGGGGGAATCCATATCAAATTAAAAGGGGAAACAGAAGAAAAATTCATTCCTCTCACAAGGATTCACATGGAAGAAGATGCTGGAAAACTAATCCACTCCCATGATCCATCGATCAATCGTTCTTATGTGGATTACAACCGTGCAGGAACCCCTCTGATCGAAATTGTATCAGAACCGGATCTACGTTCTTCTGATGAAGCATATGTTTATTTAAATGAACTCAAAACAATCTTACGATACATTCAAGTTTCTGATTGTAATATGGAAGAAGGCTCTCTTCGTTGTGATGCTAACGTTTCCATTCGTCCTAAGGGAGAAAATGGATTTCGTACTCGTGTTGAAATTAAAAATCTAAACTCTTTTAAGGCCGTAAAACAAGCGATAGACTACGAAGTTGAATGGCAAAAGGATATGTATTCTCGTGGGGAAACATTTCGCCAAATGACAAAACTTTGGGATGCCACCTTACTCAAAACAATTCCTATGCGTTCTAAAGAAATGAGTCATGATTATCGTTACTTCCCAGAACCAGACCTTCCAACCATTCAAATTGCAGATTCCTTTATTGAAGACATTCGTAAATCGTTACCAGAACTTCCTAGACAAAAAAAAGAAAGATACAAAACAGAACTTGGTCTTCCTGATTACGACGCAGAAGTACTTACCAGTGAACGAGAGATAGCTGAATACTTTGAAGAAGCTCTCCAAGTTTCTGGAGATGCAAAAAAAACATCCAACTGGGTTAAAGATGAGATTTTGGGAATCGTAAACAAAGAAAATATTTCCATCCAAGAATTTGCGATCGATCCATTGCGTATCGGTAAACTGGTAAAACTCATCAACTCTGGTGAGATCACAGGAAAAATTGCTAAGACCATCTTTGAAGATATGTTAACTTCTAAAGACCAACCAGAAGCCATTGTAGAAGCAAAAGGTTTGAAGGTAGTTCGTGACGACAAAGCTTTGGAAGAAATTGTTAATCGTGTGATTGAATCACAACCGGAATCCGTCGAAGGTTGGAAAAACGGTAAAGATCGCGTTCTCGGTGCTATCGTTGGCGGTGTGATGAAAGAAACGAAAGGTAAGGCTGATCCTAAACTTGTGAATGAACTAATTCTTGCAAAACTAGGGCCTCTTGGTGAAAAGAAAAAGGTTTAA
- a CDS encoding histidine phosphatase family protein encodes MDLYLIRHPETIAPKGTCYGRTDFPLKYPVEDTANSTFPHLPPSFDLFLSSPAPRALKLSSALLTKYNLSPVEHSQIPTDERLWEMNFGDWDGKLWEEIPRKETIPWMKDFVNAKTPGGEAFTDLIFRMDSFISDWKEGGNLRIHWEKTNNKPLDSLIVVCHSGTIRAALCKQFGTPYEEAFKSPVDFGSVHKLEFD; translated from the coding sequence ATGGACCTCTATTTAATTCGCCATCCAGAAACAATCGCTCCAAAAGGCACTTGTTATGGTCGCACCGACTTCCCTCTCAAATACCCAGTGGAAGACACAGCGAATTCCACTTTTCCACATTTACCACCTAGCTTTGATTTATTTCTTTCGAGTCCTGCACCAAGAGCACTAAAACTTTCCTCTGCTTTATTAACCAAATACAATCTATCACCTGTGGAACATTCTCAAATACCAACTGACGAACGTTTGTGGGAAATGAACTTCGGAGACTGGGATGGAAAACTTTGGGAAGAAATCCCAAGAAAAGAAACCATTCCTTGGATGAAAGACTTCGTAAATGCGAAAACCCCTGGTGGAGAAGCCTTTACCGATCTCATCTTTCGAATGGATTCTTTTATCAGTGATTGGAAAGAAGGTGGAAATTTAAGGATCCATTGGGAAAAAACAAACAACAAACCTTTAGATTCACTGATAGTTGTTTGCCACTCAGGGACGATCCGAGCGGCTCTTTGCAAACAATTCGGAACCCCTTATGAAGAAGCTTTCAAATCACCTGTGGACTTTGGGTCTGTCCACAAACTAGAATTTGATTAA
- a CDS encoding adenosylcobinamide-GDP ribazoletransferase — MNWIVTEIRLFFVCLSFLSRIPAPRWIGFKEEWLHKSIKYSPLVGILLGSLQWMIFIIFQMFLGPGIAFVISVGFLLILTGAFHEDGFSDFCDGIGGGWKREDILRIMKDSRVGSFGAAGISLLLLLKILGAFESLKTTGFDWSHFPSESTNQLIPVWLYFLSAHSLSRFFSVLMMKLLPYAKEEGYAKPMAKEITWPQTFFASLAGVLPFVFLIHLHPKFSLSLVLILPSLYYMYSLMKRWIGGFTGDCLGAVQQVVETCLWISGVFIWTSI; from the coding sequence ATGAATTGGATTGTTACAGAGATTCGCCTATTCTTTGTTTGTCTATCTTTTCTTTCAAGGATTCCCGCACCTCGTTGGATTGGATTCAAAGAAGAATGGTTACACAAATCGATTAAATATTCTCCTTTAGTTGGAATCCTACTCGGGTCCTTACAGTGGATGATCTTTATCATTTTTCAAATGTTTTTAGGACCTGGGATCGCATTTGTAATTTCGGTTGGATTTTTGTTAATCTTAACTGGGGCGTTTCATGAAGATGGATTTTCTGATTTCTGTGATGGAATCGGAGGCGGTTGGAAACGAGAAGACATCCTGAGGATCATGAAGGATAGCCGTGTGGGGAGTTTTGGTGCTGCCGGAATTTCACTTCTGCTTTTACTTAAAATCTTAGGTGCTTTCGAATCACTTAAAACGACAGGATTTGATTGGAGCCATTTTCCGTCTGAAAGTACCAACCAACTGATACCCGTTTGGTTGTATTTTCTTTCAGCACATAGCTTAAGTCGTTTTTTTTCAGTTTTGATGATGAAACTACTGCCGTATGCCAAAGAAGAAGGGTATGCAAAACCGATGGCTAAGGAAATTACTTGGCCTCAAACTTTTTTTGCAAGTCTTGCAGGAGTTTTGCCATTTGTTTTTCTGATTCACCTTCATCCCAAGTTTTCACTGAGTTTGGTTTTAATCCTTCCTAGTTTGTATTACATGTATTCACTAATGAAACGTTGGATAGGTGGATTTACCGGAGATTGTTTAGGAGCAGTCCAACAAGTAGTAGAAACTTGTCTTTGGATTTCAGGAGTTTTTATATGGACCTCTATTTAA
- the cobT gene encoding nicotinate-nucleotide--dimethylbenzimidazole phosphoribosyltransferase: MSPFSLPSISPLTDVLRTSIRSKIDNKTKPLGSLGDLETLATQLAEIQNTLSPELKNPKLILFAADHGITEEPVSLYPKDVTWQMVLNFLSGGACANVFAKHSHIDVEVVDAGVDHDWDNITPKLIQKKIRKGTSNFLKQKAMSIDEAKETILSGIELLSEKKYESTNIFLFGEMGIGNTSAASIILSHLTEIPLRKLVGRGTGLNNSGKENKFKILTEAYERTGKLKDPIEVLSEFGGFEIGMMAGAMIGVAAQRKTFVVDGFIATAAFAIAFALNPTVKSYAIFSHLSEEEGHTIVLEHWKIKPLLRLNLRLGEGSGALAAYPLIELSVKFLNEMASFADAGVSNTDSI; this comes from the coding sequence ATGTCACCATTTTCCCTACCCTCCATTTCTCCCTTAACTGATGTTTTGCGAACTTCCATTCGTAGTAAAATAGACAACAAAACCAAACCTCTGGGTTCCCTTGGTGATTTGGAGACTCTGGCCACACAACTGGCGGAAATCCAAAATACTTTATCCCCTGAGTTGAAAAATCCGAAACTCATTCTGTTTGCTGCTGATCATGGGATTACGGAAGAACCAGTTTCTTTGTATCCCAAAGATGTCACATGGCAGATGGTTCTAAATTTTTTATCTGGTGGGGCTTGTGCCAACGTCTTTGCAAAACACAGTCATATTGACGTGGAGGTGGTCGATGCAGGAGTTGACCATGATTGGGATAACATTACTCCAAAACTCATCCAAAAAAAAATCAGAAAAGGGACTTCGAATTTTTTAAAACAAAAAGCCATGTCAATAGATGAAGCAAAAGAAACTATCTTAAGCGGAATCGAACTTCTCTCTGAAAAAAAATATGAATCTACAAATATATTTTTATTCGGTGAAATGGGTATTGGGAATACATCAGCTGCATCTATAATTTTATCTCATCTAACAGAGATTCCTCTTCGAAAACTTGTTGGAAGGGGAACAGGTCTCAACAATAGCGGAAAAGAAAATAAATTCAAAATCCTAACGGAAGCGTATGAAAGAACAGGAAAACTAAAAGATCCGATCGAAGTACTTTCTGAATTTGGTGGATTCGAAATTGGAATGATGGCTGGTGCGATGATTGGAGTTGCCGCACAAAGAAAAACATTTGTAGTGGATGGATTCATTGCTACTGCTGCCTTTGCAATCGCCTTTGCACTCAACCCGACTGTAAAATCTTATGCAATTTTTTCACATTTGTCAGAAGAAGAAGGGCATACCATTGTTTTAGAACATTGGAAAATAAAACCACTTCTTCGACTCAACCTTCGCTTAGGAGAAGGAAGTGGTGCATTAGCAGCCTATCCACTGATTGAACTGAGTGTCAAATTTTTGAATGAAATGGCATCTTTTGCAGATGCTGGCGTAAGCAATACGGATTCTATATAA
- the dnaE gene encoding DNA polymerase III subunit alpha, with protein MEDFAHLHLHTTYSMLDGAIRISDLMKRVKELGMSSVAITDHGNMYGAIEFYKEAVKHDVKPIIGCEFYVTPSRSAETELDEIADGGAYHIILLCKNETGYRNIIKLASRSFTEGFYRKPRIDYDLLERHSEGLVCLTACLAGEVNRKILEGKEDKAYALAGRLHEIFRKEDFYLEIQDHGIPEQRTVAEAVMGFSKRTGIPLVLTNDSHFLTKDDREAQDILLRIGMRKNIDDEMRFGFNDNFYVKSPAEMMGLFPDHTDAFYNTLAIRDKCSLNFQFGNPLLPPFEVPAGFDTDSYLEKLVWEGIKEKYQEITPIVRDRTEYEMQTIRNMHFAGYFLIVQDYINFARRAGIPVGPGRGSAAGSIIAYALGITNVDPIRYNLLFERFLNPDRKDMPDIDTDFCVERREEVINYIKHRYGENRVGQIITFGSLAAKAAIKDVARVFNVPFSEVNEMSKLFPKKLGITIQEAVDTSKDLRDIAEKSDLNKKVFYIAQKLEGNYRQVGRHAAGVVIAPTALEEIVPLSTVSEPGRDGRSIVTQYDKNMSEQVGLIKMDILGLKNLTTIHHATKLIEKRHGILLDLDKIPLDDPATFSLLRKANVLGIFQLDSSSGIRDLFAKAQVQKFEEIAALLALYRPGPMGSGMLDDYLDRKNGKKKVVFPHESLAEVLGETYGVVVYQEQVMGISRIMGGYSVGDSDVLRKAMAKKDKSKLPALKEKFVKGAIEKKINEKLATELFEQLEKFGEYGFNKSHSVAYAFVTYQTAYLKANYSIEYLTALLSGDHSKITDVVKYINNAKEMGIRILGPDVKESGISFEITDDKTVRFGLSSIKGVGELAAENIISNRNSIGGYKQLGDFTKKLDTRLANKKVLESLAQGGAFDSFGYTRKTIFESTDMILTYANKKQAEEREGQFSLFGGVNGGGEENLNLPKDGIEWNGDELLKREKETTGLYLSGHPLDKFTEQLKTLKPTTIENLEEVRPKSKVEIAGVLSKKVVKLTKKKEEFVNFMLEDQTGEIECVAFPKTYAEFKHLFTEDNTVFIRGILERLDADESELKGQIIVNKLEELNSVTIEKKMEKTLHLTINMMEEKNRDVILKLQDVLSVHRGASSVFFHLIGNGDEKKVIRAHDHFSIDITPDLMKMLTDILGKGTVRYTVGEEVRVYG; from the coding sequence ATGGAAGATTTCGCCCACCTCCACTTGCATACTACCTATTCCATGTTGGATGGAGCCATACGGATCAGCGATCTCATGAAACGTGTGAAGGAACTTGGAATGAGTTCTGTCGCCATCACAGACCACGGAAACATGTATGGGGCCATTGAATTTTACAAAGAGGCTGTCAAACACGATGTCAAACCCATCATTGGGTGTGAGTTTTATGTAACACCTTCTCGGAGTGCCGAGACAGAGTTAGATGAAATTGCAGACGGTGGAGCTTACCATATCATTTTACTTTGTAAAAATGAAACAGGTTACAGAAATATCATCAAACTTGCAAGTCGTTCATTTACGGAAGGTTTTTATCGCAAACCAAGGATTGATTACGATTTATTAGAACGACATAGTGAAGGATTGGTATGTTTAACTGCTTGTCTTGCAGGAGAAGTCAATCGAAAGATCTTAGAAGGTAAAGAAGATAAGGCGTATGCGTTAGCTGGTCGTTTGCATGAAATTTTTCGCAAAGAAGATTTTTATTTAGAAATTCAAGACCATGGTATTCCAGAACAAAGAACTGTTGCAGAAGCGGTTATGGGATTTTCCAAACGCACGGGTATTCCACTTGTTCTTACGAATGACTCTCACTTTTTAACAAAAGATGATAGAGAAGCCCAAGACATTTTACTTCGTATCGGTATGCGTAAAAATATCGATGATGAAATGCGGTTTGGATTTAATGATAATTTTTATGTAAAATCTCCCGCTGAAATGATGGGTCTTTTTCCCGATCACACTGATGCATTTTATAATACCTTAGCCATCAGAGATAAATGTTCTCTTAACTTCCAATTTGGTAATCCATTACTTCCTCCTTTCGAAGTGCCTGCTGGTTTTGATACCGATAGCTATTTAGAAAAATTGGTTTGGGAAGGAATCAAAGAAAAATACCAAGAGATTACTCCTATTGTAAGAGATAGAACAGAGTATGAGATGCAGACGATTCGAAATATGCATTTTGCTGGATACTTTCTGATTGTTCAGGATTATATTAACTTTGCCAGAAGAGCAGGAATTCCAGTAGGGCCAGGGCGAGGTTCCGCAGCAGGTTCGATCATTGCTTATGCACTTGGAATTACGAACGTAGACCCCATTCGTTATAATTTACTTTTTGAAAGGTTTCTTAATCCCGACAGAAAAGATATGCCGGATATTGATACTGATTTTTGTGTAGAAAGACGAGAAGAAGTCATTAATTACATCAAACACCGATATGGTGAGAACCGCGTGGGACAAATCATCACCTTTGGGTCTCTTGCTGCAAAAGCTGCCATCAAAGACGTTGCGCGTGTATTCAATGTTCCATTTTCAGAAGTAAACGAGATGAGTAAACTTTTTCCCAAAAAATTGGGAATTACCATCCAAGAAGCTGTTGATACATCTAAAGACTTACGTGATATTGCAGAAAAATCCGATCTAAACAAAAAAGTTTTTTACATTGCTCAGAAATTGGAAGGTAACTACCGTCAGGTGGGAAGGCATGCTGCAGGTGTTGTCATTGCACCAACTGCATTAGAAGAAATCGTTCCATTGTCCACTGTCAGTGAACCTGGTCGAGATGGGCGTTCCATTGTGACTCAGTACGACAAAAATATGTCGGAACAAGTGGGACTGATTAAGATGGATATTTTAGGTTTAAAAAACTTAACCACCATCCATCATGCTACAAAACTCATTGAAAAACGCCACGGGATTTTACTTGATTTAGATAAAATTCCTTTGGATGATCCGGCTACATTTAGTTTGTTACGTAAGGCCAATGTCCTTGGAATATTCCAGTTAGATTCTTCTTCCGGGATTCGCGATCTTTTTGCCAAAGCACAAGTGCAAAAATTTGAAGAGATCGCCGCATTGCTTGCGTTATATCGTCCTGGTCCAATGGGATCGGGGATGTTGGATGACTATTTAGATCGTAAAAACGGAAAAAAGAAGGTTGTTTTCCCACATGAAAGTTTGGCTGAAGTTTTAGGTGAAACTTACGGGGTTGTTGTCTACCAAGAACAGGTGATGGGTATTTCGCGAATTATGGGTGGATACTCTGTCGGAGATTCGGATGTTCTTCGTAAGGCGATGGCCAAAAAGGACAAATCAAAACTTCCTGCATTGAAAGAGAAGTTTGTAAAAGGTGCGATCGAAAAAAAGATCAACGAAAAACTTGCGACGGAACTATTTGAACAGTTGGAAAAATTCGGTGAGTATGGATTTAATAAATCGCACTCAGTTGCTTATGCTTTTGTCACCTATCAAACTGCATATTTAAAAGCTAACTATTCCATTGAATACTTAACCGCTCTGTTATCCGGAGATCACTCGAAAATCACCGATGTTGTGAAATACATCAACAATGCAAAAGAGATGGGGATTCGTATTTTAGGCCCTGATGTCAAAGAATCAGGAATTTCTTTTGAAATTACTGACGATAAAACTGTAAGATTTGGTTTGTCCTCTATCAAAGGTGTGGGAGAACTTGCTGCGGAAAATATCATTTCAAATCGAAATTCCATCGGTGGATATAAACAGCTTGGTGACTTCACAAAGAAATTAGATACAAGGCTTGCTAATAAAAAGGTATTAGAGTCTCTTGCACAAGGTGGCGCATTTGATTCTTTTGGATATACAAGAAAAACAATTTTTGAATCCACTGATATGATCCTAACTTACGCTAACAAAAAGCAGGCGGAAGAGAGAGAAGGTCAATTTTCTTTGTTCGGTGGCGTAAATGGTGGTGGGGAAGAAAATCTCAATTTACCAAAAGATGGGATTGAGTGGAACGGGGATGAATTGCTAAAGAGAGAAAAAGAAACTACAGGTCTTTACCTTTCTGGGCACCCTCTTGATAAATTTACAGAACAATTAAAAACTTTAAAACCAACAACCATCGAAAACTTAGAAGAGGTTCGACCCAAATCAAAGGTAGAAATTGCGGGAGTTCTTTCCAAAAAAGTTGTGAAACTCACAAAGAAAAAAGAAGAGTTTGTAAACTTTATGTTGGAGGACCAAACAGGTGAAATAGAATGTGTTGCATTCCCCAAAACATATGCAGAATTCAAACACCTATTTACGGAAGATAATACTGTCTTTATTCGCGGAATTTTGGAACGACTCGATGCCGACGAATCAGAGTTAAAAGGTCAAATAATCGTCAATAAACTCGAAGAACTAAATTCAGTTACTATCGAAAAGAAAATGGAGAAAACTCTCCATCTAACAATCAATATGATGGAAGAAAAAAATAGAGATGTGATTTTGAAATTGCAAGATGTTCTTTCGGTCCATCGTGGAGCCTCTTCCGTGTTCTTTCATTTAATCGGCAATGGAGATGAAAAAAAAGTTATTCGCGCCCATGATCATTTCTCCATTGATATCACTCCTGACCTAATGAAAATGTTAACGGATATATTGGGGAAGGGAACCGTTCGTTATACAGTTGGCGAAGAAGTGCGAGTATACGGATAA
- a CDS encoding AraC family transcriptional regulator, with amino-acid sequence METGSVSLNLLIEFLWMGSGSVFCLIWSLSNLVRNRNVSGLVWSFILFSTGLWLLTGAFMFTGFYKYLPIIALIHIPFVFLSSTLLYFYLEFLFLEKPIQIKSYHFFPAFVSVLLLVPFYFGSDSEQLDVLEQMTKTEYGSVVVGLNFGIKLSILFSVGLFLLKEWIPNVRLSVFFTKKAIYSLVFILLIWIDLLLGSIGFTFQIPFFRKLSAYLLPVLMYFYYFTRELWAPFVSDVRDSIQRNKYEKSKLVSVQLEVIDQRLYELMREKVFCDEDLSLSKLAEMAEVKPGQLSEYFHKRYGFGFYQYINQYRIDEAKRLLLESEERSILSIADSVGFNSKSTFNRVFLETVGSTPSEFRKQSKLT; translated from the coding sequence GTGGAGACTGGGTCTGTATCCTTAAACCTATTAATTGAGTTTCTTTGGATGGGATCTGGGTCCGTATTTTGTTTGATCTGGTCTCTATCCAATTTAGTTAGAAACAGAAATGTTTCCGGATTGGTTTGGTCTTTTATTTTATTTTCTACAGGACTTTGGTTACTCACCGGTGCTTTTATGTTCACCGGGTTTTACAAATACCTTCCAATCATTGCGCTCATTCATATCCCATTTGTATTCCTTTCCTCAACTTTACTTTATTTTTATTTAGAATTTTTGTTTTTGGAAAAACCGATCCAAATCAAATCCTATCATTTTTTTCCTGCTTTTGTTTCTGTTCTTCTTTTGGTTCCTTTTTATTTCGGATCAGATTCGGAACAGTTAGATGTTTTGGAACAAATGACCAAAACGGAATATGGATCGGTGGTAGTTGGCTTAAACTTTGGAATTAAACTATCTATCTTATTTTCAGTTGGATTATTTCTTCTGAAAGAATGGATTCCGAATGTTCGGTTGTCTGTTTTTTTTACAAAAAAAGCAATCTATTCTCTTGTTTTCATTCTTTTGATCTGGATCGATTTGTTATTGGGAAGCATAGGATTTACATTTCAAATTCCTTTTTTTCGTAAACTGAGTGCTTATCTTTTACCGGTTCTCATGTACTTTTATTATTTTACTCGCGAACTGTGGGCACCATTTGTTTCGGATGTTCGTGATAGCATTCAAAGAAATAAATATGAAAAATCTAAATTGGTATCTGTTCAGTTGGAGGTCATCGACCAAAGATTGTATGAATTGATGAGAGAAAAGGTGTTTTGTGATGAAGATTTGAGTCTTTCCAAGTTAGCCGAGATGGCAGAAGTCAAACCTGGTCAACTTTCTGAATACTTTCATAAACGTTATGGTTTTGGATTTTACCAATACATCAACCAATACAGGATCGATGAGGCAAAACGTTTGTTATTGGAATCCGAGGAAAGGTCGATTCTTTCTATTGCCGATTCAGTTGGTTTTAATTCTAAATCCACTTTCAATCGAGTTTTTTTGGAAACTGTTGGTTCGACCCCTTCCGAGTTTCGAAAACAATCAAAACTAACGTAA
- a CDS encoding AMP-dependent synthetase/ligase: MRTMIDFYLNLPAKFGNKNAFATRMGAGVYQFKTYDNLLSDAKDLAFGLKGSLSEREKVAIFADNAYEWIQTSIAVTLLGAVDVPRASDVTEHDILYILNHSESKILFVENEVLFKKVIRLESELEFLKEIVIIYPPKDGNKEISSRKIRISTLQELVAKGKELRKVDSTDTVFLNNTIKESDLFTMIYTSGTTGTPKGVMLTQGNILFQLQNLPIRLQKGDRTLSILPIWHIFERIFEIFSLYYGACTYYSSVRTLKEDLRFVKPHFMASAPRLWESIYSGILGTLAKSSPVKQKMFQLAMFFAKRFFISRQVITGNVLDIHPVVFWKQSIRFVYHLYRFFLVSIPHLVFDFLVLSKIRKATGGELRGSCSGGGALPYHVDEFFNTIGIPVLEGYGMTETAPVLAMRTFEEIIPGSVGKIFPKTKLRLVDLHTGEVFLDTEVGKFVFGRKGEIHVKGKQVMAGYYKNPDATNRVLVDGWLNTGDLGIFTANHNLRIVGRSKETIVLLGGENVEPVPIESKILESEWIDQCMVVGQDQKYLSVLVYPNLSRFEEPIEGEFWKQKEVIQKIETEIKAKVNAQTGFKSFERVVGLVVLPKPFEVGDELTAKLSLKRHVITDKYKAEISTLYSNN, encoded by the coding sequence ATGCGAACCATGATTGATTTTTATTTAAACCTTCCGGCAAAATTCGGTAACAAAAATGCCTTTGCGACTCGGATGGGAGCCGGTGTTTATCAGTTTAAAACTTATGATAACTTACTTTCCGATGCAAAGGATTTGGCATTTGGGCTAAAAGGTAGTTTGTCCGAAAGAGAAAAAGTGGCTATATTTGCGGACAATGCGTATGAGTGGATACAAACAAGCATTGCAGTTACACTACTCGGAGCTGTAGATGTTCCCAGGGCATCTGATGTTACTGAACATGATATATTGTACATTCTAAATCATTCAGAGTCCAAGATACTTTTTGTGGAAAATGAAGTCCTATTTAAAAAAGTAATTCGCCTAGAATCTGAATTGGAATTTTTAAAGGAAATTGTAATCATTTATCCTCCTAAAGATGGGAATAAAGAAATCAGTTCGAGGAAAATCAGAATATCCACCTTGCAGGAGCTAGTTGCCAAAGGAAAAGAACTTCGTAAAGTTGATTCAACGGACACAGTTTTTTTAAACAACACCATAAAAGAATCCGATCTGTTTACAATGATTTATACTTCGGGAACAACTGGTACTCCCAAAGGAGTCATGTTGACCCAAGGAAATATTCTCTTCCAATTACAGAATCTTCCGATTCGTTTGCAAAAAGGGGATCGCACTCTATCGATTTTACCAATCTGGCATATCTTCGAAAGAATTTTTGAAATCTTTAGTTTGTATTACGGAGCTTGTACTTATTATAGTAGCGTTCGTACATTAAAGGAAGACTTACGATTTGTAAAACCTCATTTTATGGCTTCGGCTCCAAGGCTTTGGGAAAGTATTTATTCAGGAATCCTCGGGACACTTGCCAAATCTTCACCGGTAAAACAAAAGATGTTCCAACTCGCAATGTTTTTTGCCAAAAGGTTTTTTATTTCAAGGCAAGTCATCACAGGCAATGTTTTAGACATTCATCCTGTTGTGTTTTGGAAACAATCCATTCGTTTTGTTTATCACTTGTATCGATTTTTTTTAGTGAGTATACCTCATCTCGTTTTTGATTTTTTAGTTTTATCAAAAATTAGAAAAGCAACGGGTGGGGAACTTCGTGGGTCTTGTTCTGGTGGGGGTGCGTTGCCATATCATGTGGATGAATTTTTTAATACAATTGGAATCCCTGTTTTAGAAGGATATGGAATGACAGAAACGGCACCTGTTCTTGCAATGCGAACGTTTGAAGAAATCATTCCAGGTTCAGTTGGAAAGATCTTTCCTAAAACTAAATTAAGGCTTGTGGATCTTCATACGGGTGAAGTTTTTTTAGATACTGAAGTTGGAAAATTTGTATTTGGAAGAAAAGGTGAAATCCATGTAAAGGGCAAACAAGTGATGGCAGGTTATTATAAAAATCCTGATGCTACAAATAGGGTTTTGGTTGATGGATGGTTGAATACAGGTGACTTGGGAATTTTTACAGCAAATCATAACTTAAGAATTGTCGGACGTTCTAAGGAAACCATAGTTTTGTTAGGTGGTGAGAATGTGGAGCCTGTCCCTATTGAGTCAAAAATTTTAGAATCGGAATGGATTGATCAGTGTATGGTTGTAGGACAAGACCAAAAGTATTTGAGTGTTCTTGTATACCCAAATCTTTCGCGATTTGAAGAGCCAATTGAGGGGGAATTTTGGAAACAAAAAGAAGTCATTCAGAAAATAGAAACAGAAATCAAAGCAAAAGTAAATGCACAAACTGGATTCAAATCTTTCGAAAGAGTTGTGGGGCTTGTTGTTTTACCAAAACCTTTTGAAGTCGGCGACGAACTTACTGCCAAACTTTCTTTAAAAAGACATGTGATCACGGATAAATACAAAGCAGAGATTTCAACTTTGTATTCGAATAATTAA